Below is a window of Rhodamnia argentea isolate NSW1041297 chromosome 11, ASM2092103v1, whole genome shotgun sequence DNA.
aaccctaaaccgatatatccatgacaaatttaccccaaactaatttttttaccacaaaaaaaatcataaactggtacacctatgacaaatttacctcaaactaattttttgatcaccaaaaacctcaaaccgatacactcgtgacaaatttagtctaaattaatttttttatcaccagAAAATCCTGAACTGGTACACTCTGTGACAAAACTACatccgttaatttttgttaaactGGGTTAATACCGCGAAAAATTCCAATTTGATAAACCTGTGACAAACATAGggtgaaaatctcaaactggtatacccgttAACCGACACGTGTTATTCAACTCAATAATTATATGGTaaaattcaatgaaaattaGTGGAGAGTAagtttatcacaagtatatcagcttttggtaaaattatcataagtatacaagttcgagatttttcgtggtaaaaaaataatttgtgataaatttatcacatgtgtactagtttaaaagttttttgtggtaaaaaaaataatttgaggtaaatttattacatatgtatcggtttatagtttttcgtggtatttaacattttcttaaaatttacatAATTAATGATAATCTCGTGATCTAACGGTCACATATATCACGTCTAACATGGTGGGATACGTGTAATTGCATGCGTGCACAAATTCTTGCTTGCAAGGGGCCTTGGATATAAGTTGTGTATTTCTCGGAATTTTGCCCAAGAGTGTTATTAAATTCTCCTTTCCCTCTCCAGATTTTTCTCAAAAGCTAGGACTTATAAGCATGTTACGTtcgaaaatcaaattaaaattttccagATATGACCATATTGCGTGGGCATTCGTGGAGAAGCACAACACTCAGTCCGGCTCAGCCCCGACCCTTTCACATTCCAAAAGATCCAATGGCTCTCCTCTATATATTTCACTCTCTTCAGGCAACCGAATTAGAAACCAGACTCTGATTTTCAAGTGCAGGTTCACTTGAGAAACTTTCGCTTGGCAATGATGGCGGTTTCGAGAATCCTCTTCCTCGCGGCCATGGTGGCACTCTCGGTCGGCTTATCGATGGCGCAGTCTCCACCTCTGCCTCCACCGCCTGCTCTGTCGCCGCCCACATGGGAAGCATCAGCGTCCGCGCCGACTCTCCCCCAGCAGGTCACACCGATGActctgccgccgccgccgccatcccCTCCTTCATCGACATTCGCCGGGCTGCCCGGGTTGGCCAGCTCGTCACCACCAGTCGAAGGTCCATTGGCATACGATAGTGGCGCCGATGTGACAAACAGGTTTGCTCTCTCAGCGGTTTGGGTTGCTGGGCTAGCTGCCGCATTGGCCGTGTAACGAGTTGCGATAAAGAGCTTCATCTTTAGCCAATGTCTTAGGCCGACAAATAAATCTGGTTTTCTCAATCACACTCAATATTACCATACGTTGCACATTTCTGATGTATATGGTTCCCGGTTACTTTAACTTCAATGTGATGTTTGAGGGTATACATGTGACGTTCATGGTGTCCCGTTAGTATTGTCGGTCTCCTCCAATGTGCTATTGCGTTTTACGAGTGTATCAGAAAGCCATCTTGTACGAGGCAAGGGGTTCAACTGGAAGTTCTAATGATATATTATTTTGACCTAAATGGCGCCAAGTTTGTGCCGTTAACTTTTTCTTTAACTTGCAGAAAAATACGTTCAGATTGCAGCAGGGATAAGAGAGCTCGATATCAGACTCTATTCGGGAATCGTTATGGCTTTTGATTTGATAAAACAATGTCCAATGGATGGAACTAGAAGAATTTAAGTCAGAATCAACATTTGCATGCAAATAGGTATGATTGCATGAGATGGTTAGGCAAATTACATATGCAAAGACTCAATTTGGGCACTAGAAGACTGTCCATAGACCGCTTATCCTTGAAGGATGATTCTTTATTGGTGTGCTATTCAAGCCTTCTGAAGAGATTTCGATTTCTCTCGAGACCCAATAAATGTTCGTGCTTTATCgtaacttttctcttttccttttcttccgtGATTCGACGATTACAATGCTCTTTTTCCGTAATTTTGATTTAGTGTGCTCTCATCAAAGTCGAGAGCGAAGCTCGATTGTTGATTAAAGGCATCAGAGGACAAGTCGGTTTTTGTTTTCGATGAAGTTGAAATGGTTTATGAGGTATAGGGTCCATAATTGCATTGCAGGATGAAAGCATTGCAAGCGTAAACTAAACCCTCAAGAGGAGAACCAAATCTGACTTGAGTATAAAGAACAAGGCATCGAACTTGAACGGTAAGTGAacggggaaaaaggaaaggatttAGAGACTTTGCCTTCCCAGAAATCGGAATTAATGTCATGTGCTGATATACAATTACATCACTGCGGCGAACGCTTCATTTATTTACGGCCTTTTTATCAATGGTATGTACACATTTCTCTCTATTCCTTTCTCTGGAAGGAGCTGTTTTGGAGGTCGGATGGCTGAAAATGGTaaagtttatttttcttcagGCGGTTGCTCGATGATCGTCTGGATGCTGGCTCCAATCACCGTCTCCACCTCTTGTTTCAGTTCATCGACCTACACGTATTGAACCACACACGATATCAGTATTTCGTTATGCTTCCCCTTAATTTGTTGGTAACTCTATACAAGTAATTATCCCGACAACTATGAATTTATCCCCGTAGTAACATTTTTTGCCCTTCGATTCTAATGCAGCACGTCTTCGAATGACTGCTCATGATATCTAGCTACCAATCTCTTTGGTCTCTAATTTATCAATCCATCGATCACAAATATGCTGGCAGTTGGCCTTGCTTGAGACTTAGGTTAACTTGTCGCAAGCATGTGGTATTGCATGGGTGAAAGAAGGCGACGAGAGGTAGAGGAGGAGGACACAAGTACCTTATGAATGAAGTTCTCGGTCAAATGAGCGTCATGAGCAGTAGCTTCTGATACGTGTTCTACGAACAATGCAGCTTCCTTGAGTTTGCTGTCATCGGGGAGCTTATCGGCTACTTGGGCTGACACCTTTTCGGCCACGGTCGCCACCTGCTCTACCACCTCGGCCACAATCTCGgcatcttctatcacctcttcAGCCTCCCCTGAAGATGATCTTCTTTAGGGAGAAAACACTCAAAATACTTTGTTTATGCTGTATCTAGTAAAAGTTAAAGTTAGCTAAGTTGAGTAATGACGCCGAATCGAATTATTTCGGAGACCCCAGCTGCCAGCTACGAGTCATTTATGAGCCTTACCGAATCATTTGAAGGAAATATGTTTGAAATCCTTTTGATGTTATATTGATATGGTATTCTGTCAACTGCTTAAGGATTAAGAACTTCTGCAGATGTTACCTTCTATTTGTTGCAGCTTGTCCCATTTGAGCTTCCAATAGGGTATCAGGAGAGACAACATAGAGCCCATGACCCATCTGACCCTgcaatggttgaaaatttcatctttccttttcttttacgaGACTGGCCTGTACCATTCATTGTCTTTTCCTGGTTTCATAATTTACACAGTGAAAACTTTTGAAAAGTAttgtgagaaagaaaaataccaTGGTGGGAACCATGATGGCTTCGGAGGATTTGGCAGTGGCTTTGGGATCTCTCTACTTGCGTTCCTTTCCCTAAGTAGGACAAAAGAAATAACCATGTCCGAGGTTCAGGGACTGATTTGCAGTTGATTTTCACAATACGAATACCCTTTCTTCCTTTGAAAATGAGGTGTGGAAAAAGAATCATACACAATACTGGAATCGGGTCCGTCCATTCCTTTGCGGTAAGCTCGGGAAATCTGCTGCAACCCCCGGTAATCCGTCGAGGAGCCGGGCTCGAACATCCATCGTGCATCGCCACGGTGTTGGCTAAGTCGATTCGCAATAACAGACACAGGAGATCGAACGACGCCTCTTAACAAGCTGAAAGACGAAAAAGTCGTGGCTGCGAACATCCTGAACAATCTCTCCATGTTGGCTAAGCCAAACGCAAACGGGTGAAACCAAAGAGATCTCTCTTTATAAAAGCCAGTGCTTTAGGTGGATATGACTCAGCATATTCGTAAGTGGGAAAAAGGAATGATGATGGAAGGTTCTTGTGGAGCGTTGTTTATGTTGGAAGAGGAATGAAATTTGCGTGAAAGAATGCATAAGGGCTCCCTTATTCAACGCCTGGAAAAAGTCAGGAGAAAGCGTCAAGCGATGGCGTGTGACGCCTTATAACATAACGTGAGTTGACGTCAAGTTCAAGCTTTGACGGAGTCTGGTCGGTGGTCACCCACCTCAAAAATTAAGTGCACATAGAAAATATCGTGAAATCGACTATTCTAATTGCCGGTTCCTTGCAAGCTAAACTTTTCTTTCCTCATTGCTTAGGGGTTTCCTTTAATTTAACTGATTAACAACAGTCACATTTCATGTACAAggtagaaggaaaaaggaaggacaCAAGCAATTTCAATGATTCAGCCCCAACACATGTCCTCAAGCTAAGTCACAATTCAAAGTCATATAAGCACGCAACACGTTATAGAAACTAGTATGTAATCTCGAATAATTCCATCCTTATATCGTCTTAAGATCATATTAAGGCGTATAATAACAAGGCACGTCTCATCCTCCCGTTGATTGGAAATGAGGGTGATTCTGTTAGTGTTAATCCAACACAGGATCAATGTCTATGTCAAGGACAAAAAAATGCTTATGGGTTTCCTCGATgttaaaattaattttagtGGGACCACACATATGGATATTCCGATAATTTTATAATAATACTATTTGTAGCATGTTATTAAGATTATAAGATTATAGCGTGTCATTAAGATCGTTCATCACAAAGAATTCGATAATACGAACCTCCATCCATCAAGTCCAATAAACACAAGAGGAGGCAAAAGACTAATCTGGAATCACCTTGgctaaaatgaaataaaataaaaaacccgGGGCACAAATTTACATTTTAGCAATGTCGTTAACGTTAGTGCAAGCTTGGATACTAGTAGAGGTGGCAAATGCAGCTAAAAGCctaaaacccatattttaactcatatttgatgGTGCGTGTCATAAATGATTGCCTTacgttttttaaaaacaagcttaagTAGGTCATATATGAATTGCCTAGCAACTTGACAAGTCCTAAATGAGTTGAGAACTAACTcagaaggaaaataaagaactttTTCACTAGTCTTCTAGTGGTAAAAAAGCGCCCAATGCGATAGGTGAAGTTGGAGATGTCATCACAATTTTTAtagcttttattttttaaaattttctgaaatttttgtaaggtttttttttttttgggtaaggtaagtatgtattgatctttcaaaagctagatacaaaaatACCGGGCACAAGAGCCATGAACTCAACATGGCACATAGGGTGCCAAggagagttcaacggtgaaccggtcaTAAAATACACCAAGAGAAGGGGAAGAGCCCAACAGGCTAACAAGCTAGCAGAGGAACAAAAagccaaacaagcggccaaacTAGAATAGtaaccaaccaaaaaagaaagaacacagCTGGAAGATATAACAACCGGGAGGCATCTCCGGAGGAGCCAGCAGCAAATGACCAACAACAGTAGATGGAGAGTCTCCCGGGTGTCTTTGTGGAGACAACCGCAACAGCAAAAAGGTGAAGCGATGGGTGGGGCTTGGGAGATCCACGCGGGTAGTATGATGAGGAGACAGCAGCATAGGAGCAGCAACGATGAAGGTGGCAGCTCGGCAGCATCCTTGGAGGACAGCACGGGTGCGGTGTTGATGATCTTCGGTATCCTCACGGGTAGTAGGTTGGGGAGGCGAAAATGCGAGTCGGCATATGTGGTGGAAAATCTCACGGATGAACCAGCGGCAGACCAGCATCATCGGTGGAGGGAGAGTCCCGTAAGTATTGGTGGAGGGAGATGCGATGTTGATAGTCTTGGGAATCCACGCGAGTAGTAGGTTGGGGAGGCGAGAAAGCCGAGTCAGCATATGTGATGGAGGACCTCACGGATGACCAGCAGCAAACCAACATCATCGGTGGAGGGAGAGTCCCGTAGGTGCTGAAGAAGAGCCCTTTTCCGCAGCAATAGGGAGTCCGGAGAGGATCGAGAGATGGCTGCATCGCGTAAGAACCAAAATGCACCAAGACCAAAgactaaaaaaggaaaaccggaagaaaaggaagaacaaaaaggCCCCAAAGCCGAAACAGGGGGTACAAAGAAGGAAACACCACcagaaaaacaggggaaaaccGGAACACAATCGAGCCCTGCGGCGTAGAACCAAAGAAGCTAGAGCAACCGATTGAAGCGGGGCCAACCGGGGACAAAATAACACGACACAGCAAAGGACAAGCCTGAGAAAGGTCAGAACGGAAGGTACAGACCGGAAGAGAACCAGCAGAACAACTGCGAAAGAagtaaacaacaaaaagaaaacaagcagTGGAAGGTACGGTAGAACAAAGCTTGCAATGGAGGACAGCAACCAAGCTTGAAGGGAGCCGCACAACACCAGGAGGTTCTTGAATCGACGGTGGAACCGCAACGGGAGCCCACGAGAGAGAAGGCAACCCCAGCTTTGGAAGGGCTGCTTGAAGAGGCCAAAAGACGAGAAGGCCTGGAAGATACAAGGGTATAACGATCAGCGGTGGGGGAGAACAAACCCATATTGACCGCAATACCTAAAAGAATATAGATGAAAATAAATACAcccttgctttcttttttttttttttttttttgttttttttttttttcttcctgtccactttcctatttttttttccttcatttttttttctttttcggcggAGCAAGAAGACGGAACAAGGGGGAGTACAAATGCAACAAATGCGAAGCACATATCAACTTGGCATGGGGAATGGCATAATGAATGTGCCAGCCGCAAGGCCAAATAGAGAGGCACAAGAAGGTGCAAACCCGGATAGCAAATGAGGACAAATGCGAAGGTGGGCAGAAGAGGGAAAACAACTAGCAATACCAAAGAGATAGTAGAGCTGGAACAAAAAGAAGGGAGGCCACACAACAGCGAAAACCGAAGTGAAAGAAGAGGCAACCACACGTCGGAAGGCAGGTTGGTGAGCTTCCAAAGATGAGGAAAGCTGGAAAGGGAGCAAGGGCACACGGGAAAACCGGGAGGTCTCCGACCGCATGCTGGTACTGAAGCGGAGGCCAAAAGGGCGGCTGAACCAGAACATAAAGGGAGAgaaatggagaaaaaggagaaagttGGGTCTCACAGAAGGCAAAGGACCAACCAATAGATTCCAAGGggtaaagaaaggaaagaaaagcaagAGGAAGTGGCCAACTGAAGGACACCACAAGGGAAAGAGAGGCaccattttttcttgtttccttttttttttctccgacaTCCGACGAGGGCTGTGAATCCCTCGCTAGATCTAAATGAGGGCTCGACCCTCTCCCATGGCCAATGAGGGCTGCCAAAGGGTCGGCCGGCGTCCCTCGTCGgacttagaagaaaaaaattgagaagaaagacagaaaaataaaataaaaatagcattttttaaaaaaaatttatagaagTTCTCAACTAGGTTGGTATTacataaaagtgttttagcaataagatttttttcaaaattatttaattttttttcttagattaagttaaatataaatttgtttCTGCAATATGAGTCATGTCGGGCATGGCTCGCTAAACttgtattatatgaaaatgggtcaattttGGTCATACCATTTTCGATTCAACCGAATCCCGACCCGACCCACTCATTTGATGGGTCTAGATATTAGTCGGGCCACTCGTGATCGGGACGGGAGCAAGATTGCTCATGGTCGGCGTCCAACCCGCGAAGACCG
It encodes the following:
- the LOC115747322 gene encoding uncharacterized protein LOC115747322; translation: MERLFRMFAATTFSSFSLLRGVVRSPVSVIANRLSQHRGDARWMFEPGSSTDYRGLQQISRAYRKGMDGPDSSIVERNASREIPKPLPNPPKPSWFPPWVRWVMGSMLSLLIPYWKLKWDKLQQIEGEAEEVIEDAEIVAEVVEQVATVAEKVSAQVADKLPDDSKLKEAALFVEHVSEATAHDAHLTENFIHKVDELKQEVETVIGASIQTIIEQPPEEK